A portion of the Homo sapiens chromosome 16, GRCh38.p14 Primary Assembly genome contains these proteins:
- the NPIPB5 gene encoding nuclear pore complex-interacting protein family member B5: MVKLSIVLTPQFLSHDQGQLTKELQQHVKSVTCPCEYLRKVINTLADHHHRGTDFGGSPWLHVIIAFPTSYKVVITLWIVYLWVSLLKTIFWSRNGHDGSTDVQQRAWRSNRRRQEGLRSICMHTKKRVSSFRGNKIGLKDVITLRRHVETKVRAKIRKRKVTTKINHHDKINGKRKTARKQKMFQRAQELRRRAEDYHKCKIPPSARKALCNWVRMAAAEHRHSSGLPYWPYLTAETLKNRMGHQPPPPTQQHSITDNSLSLKTPPECLLTPLPPSADDNLKTPPECVLTPLPPSADDNLKTPPECVLTPLPPSADDNLKTPPECLLTPLPPSADDNLKTPPECLLTPLPPSALPSAPPSADDNLKTRAECLLHPLPPSADDNLKTPSERQLTPLPPSAPPSADDNIKTPAERLRGPLPPSADDNLKTPSERQLTPLPPSAPPSADDNIKTPAERLRGPLPPSADDNLKTPSERQLTPLPPSAPPSADDNIKTPAERLRGPLPPSADDNLKTPSERQLTALPPSADDNIKTPAERLRGPLPPSADDNLKTPSERQLTPLPPSAPPSADDNIKTPAFHPQRMISRHLPSVSSLPFHPQLHPQQMIISRYLLSVCGFRFHHQPMIISRHLPSVSSLPFHPQLHPQQMIISRHLPSVCGGRFHPERMIISRHLPSVSSLPFHPQLHPQQMIISRHLPSVCGGRFHPQQMIISRHLPSVSSLPFHPQLHPQQMIISRHLPSVCGGRFHPQRMIISRHLPSVSSLPFHPQLHPQQMIISRHLPSVCGGRFHPQQMIISRHLPSVSSLPFHPQLHPQQMIISRHLPSVCGGRFHPQRMIISRHLPSVSSLPFHPQLHPQQMIISRHLPSVCGERLRGPLPPSADDNLKTPSERQLTPLPPSAPPSADDNIKTPAERLRGPLPPSADDNLKTPSERQLTPLPPSAPPSADDNIKTPAERLRGPLPPSADDNLKTPSERQLTPLPPSAPPSADDNIKTPAERLRGPLPPSADDNLKTPPLATQEAEAEKPRKPKRQRAAEMEPPPEPKRRRVGDVEPSRKPKRRRAADVEPSSPEPKRRRVGDVEPSRKPKRRRAADVEPSSPEPKRRRVGDVEPSRKPKRRRAADVEPSLPEPKRRRLS; this comes from the exons ATGGTGAAGCTCTCTATTGTCCTGACCCCACAGTTCCTGTCCCATGACCAGGGCCAGCTCACCAAGGAGCTGCAGCAGCATGTAAAGTCAGTGACATGCCCATGCGAGTACCTGAGGAAG GTTATCAATACTCTGGCTGACCATCATCATCGTGGGACTGACTTTGGTGGAAGTCCTTGGTTACATGTCATTATTGCGTTTCCGACAAGTTATAAAGTTGTCATTACCCTCTGGATAGTTTACCTTTGG GTGTCTCTCCTGAAGACTATCTTCTGGTCTCGAAATGGACATGATGGATCCACGGATGTACAGCAGAGAGCCTGGAGGTCCAACCGCCGTAGACAGGAAG GGCTGAGGTCCATTTGTATGCACACAAAGAAAAGAGTTTCTTCCTTTCGAGGAAATAAAATTGGCCTGAAAGACGTCATTACTCTACGGAGACATGTGGAAACAAAAGTTAGAGCTAAAATCCGTAAGAGGAAGGTGACAACGAAAATCAACCATCATGACAAAATCAATGGAAAGAGGAAGACCGCCAGAAAACA GAAAATGTTTCAACGTGCGCAAGAGTTGCGGCGGCGAGCAGAGGACTACCACAAATGCAAA ATCCCCCCTTCTGCAAGAAAGGCTCTTTGCAACTGG GTCAGAATGGCGGCAGCGGAGCATCGTCATTCTTCAGGATTGCCCTACTGGCCCTACCTCAcagctgaaactttaaaaaacaggatGGGCCACCAGCCACCTCCTCCAACTCAACAACATTCTATAACTGATAACTCCCTGAGCCTCAAGACACCTCCCGAGTGtctgctcactccccttccaccctcagcggatgataatctcaagacacctcccGAGTGTgtgctcactccccttccaccctcagcggatgataatctcaagacacctcccGAGTGTgtgctcactccccttccaccctcagcggatgataatctcaagacacctccTGAGTGtctgctcactccccttccaccctcagcggatgataatctcaagacacctcccGAGTGtctgctcactccccttccaccctcagctctaccctcagctccaccctcagcggatgataatctcaagacacgtGCCGAGTGTCTGCTccatccccttccaccctcagcggatgataatctcaagacaccttccgagcgtcagctcactccccttccaccctcagctccaccctcagcagatgataatatcaagacacctgccgagcgtctgcgggggccgcttccaccctcagcggatgataatctcaagacaccttccgagcgtcagctcactccccttccaccctcagctccaccctcagcagatgataatatcaagacacctgctgagcgtctgcgggggccgcttccaccctcagcggatgataatctcaagacaccttccgagcgtcagctcactccccttccaccctcagctccaccctcagcagatgataatatcaagacacctgccgagcgtctgcgggggccgcttccaccctcagcggatgataatctcaagacaccttccgagcgtcagctcactgcccttccaccctcagcagatgataatatcaagacacctgccgagcgtctgcgggggccgcttccaccctcagcggatgataatctcaagacaccttccgagcgtcagctcactccccttccaccctcagctccaccctcagcagatgataatatcaagacacctgccttccaccctcagcggatgatctcaagacaccttccgagcgtcagctcactccccttccaccctcagctccaccctcagcagatgataatatcaagatACCTGCTGAGCGTCTGCGGATTCCGCTTCCACCATCAGccgatgataatctcaagacaccttccgagcgtcagctcactccccttccaccctcagctccaccctcagcagatgataatatcaagacacctgccgagcgtctgcgggggccgcttccaccctgagcggatgataatctcaagacaccttccgagcgtcagctcactccccttccaccctcagctccaccctcagcagatgataatatcaagacacctgccgagcgtctgcgggggccgcttccaccctcagcagatgataatctcaagacaccttccgagcgtcagctcactccccttccaccctcagctccaccctcagcagatgataatatcaagacacctgccgagcgtctgcgggggccgcttccaccctcagcggatgataatctcaagacaccttccgagcgtcagctcactccccttccaccctcagctccaccctcagcagatgataatatcaagacacctgccgagcgtctgcgggggccgcttccaccctcagcagatgataatctcaagacaccttccgagcgtcagctcactccccttccaccctcagctccaccctcagcagatgataatatcaagacacctgccgagcgtctgcgggggccgcttccaccctcagcggatgataatctcaagacaccttccgagcgtcagctcactccctttccaccctcagctccaccctcagcagatgataatatcaagacacctgccgagcgtctgcggggagcgtctgcgggggccgcttccaccctcagcggatgataatctcaagacaccttccgagcgtcagctcactccccttccaccctcagctccaccctcagcagatgataatatcaagacacctgccgagcgtctgcgggggccgcttccaccctcagcggatgataatctcaagacaccttccgagcgtcagctcactccccttccaccctcagctccaccctcagcagatgataatatcaagacacctgccgagcgtctgcgggggccgcttccaccctcagcggatgataatctcaagacaccttccgagcgtcagctcactccccttccaccctcagctccaccctcagcagatgataatatcaagacacctgccgagcgtctgcgggggccgcttccaccctcagccgatgataatctcaagacacctcccttagctactcaggaggctgaggcagaaaaaccacgcaaacccaagaggcagagggcGGCTGAGATGGAACCACCTCccgaacccaagaggcggagggtCGGTGACGTGGAACCGTCACgcaaacccaagaggcggagggcCGCTGACGTGGAACCATCATCACccgaacccaagaggcggagggtCGGTGATGTGGAACCGTCACgcaaacccaagaggcggagggcCGCTGACGTGGAACCATCATCACccgaacccaagaggcggagggtCGGTGACGTGGAACCGTCACgcaaacccaagaggcggagggcCGCTGACGTGGAACCATCATTACccgaacccaagaggcggaggttgagcTGA